The proteins below come from a single Rickettsiales bacterium genomic window:
- the ffh gene encoding signal recognition particle protein, with product MFNSLSTKINGVLNKLRGRGALTEADIDEALREVRIALLEADVALPVVKQFTQSLKEKAVGAEVVKSISPGQMVIKLVQDHLTELLGSESAELNLAATPPVVILMAGLQGSGKTTSTGKLALRLKNRMGKKILLASLDVYRPAAQKQLEVLAQQAGVGSLPIVEGEKPEAIARRALTTGKQEGYDIIMLDSAGRLHIDDELMDELKNVKQIANPLETLLVADALTGQDAVNIARQFHEKIGVTGIILTRLDGDGRGGAALSMRSITGQPIKFAGVGEKLTDFEEFHPARIASRILDMGDVVSLVERAVENIDKEEAEKMAAKFQEGSFDFDDLLSQLRNMKKMGGLGSLMGMLPGIGKIKDKMGEANIDENILAKQEAIIMSMTKKERKNPKLLNGSRKLRIAKGSGTTVQDVNKLFKAWQQMEGMMKQMRKLGKKGFLRSGGLKNFLPM from the coding sequence ATGTTTAATTCCCTTTCCACCAAAATAAACGGTGTATTAAATAAATTACGCGGTCGCGGTGCATTGACCGAAGCCGATATCGACGAAGCACTGAGAGAAGTCCGCATCGCGCTGTTGGAGGCCGATGTCGCCCTGCCCGTCGTGAAACAGTTCACGCAATCGCTCAAGGAAAAAGCCGTCGGCGCGGAAGTGGTAAAGAGCATTTCGCCGGGCCAGATGGTTATCAAACTCGTGCAGGACCACCTGACCGAGTTGCTGGGCAGCGAATCCGCCGAACTGAATCTGGCTGCCACTCCCCCGGTCGTCATCCTTATGGCAGGTTTGCAGGGTTCCGGTAAGACCACCAGCACCGGCAAGCTCGCCCTGCGCCTGAAAAACCGCATGGGCAAGAAAATCCTTCTGGCCTCGCTGGACGTGTACCGTCCGGCAGCGCAGAAGCAGCTTGAAGTCCTCGCTCAGCAGGCAGGTGTCGGGTCTCTTCCCATCGTGGAAGGCGAGAAACCGGAAGCCATTGCGCGCCGCGCACTCACCACGGGTAAGCAGGAAGGCTATGACATCATCATGCTCGACAGTGCAGGCCGCCTGCATATCGACGACGAGTTGATGGACGAGCTGAAGAACGTGAAACAGATCGCCAATCCTCTGGAAACCTTGCTGGTGGCGGATGCGCTCACAGGTCAGGACGCAGTCAATATCGCACGCCAGTTCCATGAGAAAATCGGCGTGACAGGCATTATTCTGACGCGTCTGGACGGTGACGGGCGCGGCGGCGCGGCGCTCAGTATGCGTTCGATCACAGGCCAGCCTATCAAATTCGCAGGCGTCGGCGAAAAGCTCACCGATTTCGAGGAATTCCACCCGGCGCGTATCGCCAGCCGTATTCTGGACATGGGCGACGTCGTTTCGCTCGTAGAACGCGCGGTCGAAAATATCGACAAGGAAGAAGCGGAGAAGATGGCCGCCAAATTCCAGGAAGGTTCTTTCGACTTCGACGATCTGCTCTCTCAGCTGCGTAACATGAAAAAGATGGGCGGACTGGGCAGCCTGATGGGCATGCTCCCCGGTATCGGCAAGATCAAAGATAAAATGGGCGAGGCAAATATTGACGAGAACATTCTTGCGAAGCAGGAAGCCATCATCATGTCCATGACGAAAAAAGAGCGCAAGAACCCGAAACTCCTGAACGGCTCACGCAAGCTGCGCATCGCGAAAGGCTCCGGCACGACCGTGCAGGACGTCAATAAGCTGTTCAAGGCCTGGCAGCAGATGGAAGGCATGATGAAGCAAATGCGTAAACTGGGCAAGAAAGGTTTCCTGCGCTCCGGGGGACTGAAAAACTTCCTCCCAATGTAA